From one Leguminivora glycinivorella isolate SPB_JAAS2020 chromosome 5, LegGlyc_1.1, whole genome shotgun sequence genomic stretch:
- the LOC125226730 gene encoding LMBR1 domain-containing protein 2 homolog isoform X1 produces the protein MAYTLFVIEIISAFILAATLLYRYGDVYRNHVIVTVAVVTAWYFSFVIMFILPLDVSSTVYRKCVKENNETTTIAPSVSPLHNESTTTAPLVTKCHKPWSIVDDDTIFPNLWRVVYWTSQCLTWLIMPMMQSYSKAGDFTVKGKLKSALVDNAIYYGSYLFICGILLIYIALKGVALDFPKIKAIASSASNTWGLFLLILLLGYALVEVPRNLWNNSKKNYTLTYTYFKIAKLSTDKCEAEENMDDILDSLSAITAAVGPGHPLHRHVETIVQKLPLTLRDRLNSRQAPERPTAPSLKSLVNLHKKMIKALHVLQRTETQWGITLEKVFHLEDVSTNLRSPDRRFTHTFHTARPRALRILYPPTTEWYWECVLKQYFLKSMAVVTGLMSLALVWSEMTFFSKQPVLSIFANILNAARYTYNYAAIVWVSTLVIAYMFYCAYSTVLKIRLLNLWYLAPHHQTNEYSLIFSGMMVCRLTPAMCLNFLSLVHMDSHVIKEYVLETYYTQIMGHMDVLGIIAEGFNIYFPMLVVLLCAATYLSLGSRLLSLCGFQQFVGDDELTTDLVDEGREIVKREKRKRQRAEESLTRRRDFSERYSSYRTQRDNQDGAHTGLLHDVDSDYYVQPSPERSQPVSAYQRAELPYNRTNIDEELDQRFGASTLPAIQSDFDERRREKMSAPPRGLFDDV, from the exons ATGGCTTATACATTGTTTGTGATAGAGATTATTTCGGCGTTTATATTGGCAGCTACATTATTGTACAGATACGGCGATGTGTATAGGAATCACGTAATAGTGACAGTGGCCGTGGTCACAGCATGGTACTTCTCGTTTGTTATTATGTTTATATTGCCTTTGGATGTGTCTTCG ACTGTATATCGCAAATGTGTGAAAGAAAACAATGAGACAACTACAATAGCCCCAAGTGTGTCTCCACTTCACAATGAGTCCACCACGACAGCGCCACTGGTAACTAAGTGCCACAAACCGTGGAGCATTGTGGATGATGACACCATATTCCCGAACCTTTGGAGGGTGGTCTATTGGACTTCACAATGTCTGACTTG GTTGATAATGCCAATGATGCAGTCCTACAGTAAAGCAGGTGACTTCACAGTGAAAGGCAAGCTAAAGTCGGCTCTCGTTGACAATGCTATTTACTACGGCTCATACCTGTTCATCTGCGGTATACTGCTCATCTACATCGCACTGAAGGGTGTGGCACTGGACTTCCCCAAGATCAAGGCTATCGCATCCTCAG CCAGCAACACATGGGGTCTGTTTCTCCTGATTCTTCTCCTGGGTTACGCTCTCGTGGAGGTCCCGAGGAACCTGTGGAACAACTCCAAGAAGAATTACACTCTGACATACACTTACTTCAAGATAGCCAAGCTGAGTACTGACAAATGTGAGGCGGAGGAGAATATGGACGACATATTGGAT AGTCTGTCTGCGATCACGGCGGCAGTGGGTCCGGGACACCCACTACATCGCCACGTGGAGACCATCGTGCAAAAGCTACCATTGACGCTGCGGGACCGCCTGAACAGTCGCCAGGCGCCCGAGCGACCTACGGCGCCGTCGCTTAAATCGCTCGTCAACTTGCATAAGAAG ATGATCAAAGCGCTCCACGTCCTCCAACGCACCGAGACCCAGTGGGGCATCACTCTGGAGAAAGTGTTCCACCTAGAAGACGTATCTACCAACCTGCGGTCCCCGGACCGACGGTTCACACACACATTCCATACAGCGCGACCACGAGCTCTTAGGATATTGTACCCGCCCACTACAG AATGGTACTGGGAGTGTGTCCTAAAGCAGTACTTCCTCAAATCGATGGCAGTAGTGACGGGCCTCATGTCTTTGGCGCTGGTCTGGTCGGAAATGACGTTCTTCAGCAAGCAGCCTGTGCTGTCTATCTTCGCCAACATTCTCAACGCCGCCAGATACACGTACAACTATGCGGCTATCGTG TGGGTGTCAACGCTCGTGATCGCCTACATGTTCTACTGCGCGTACTCGACAGTGCTGAAGATCCGTCTCCTGAACCTGTGGTACCTGGCCCCGCACCACCAGACCAACGAGTACAGTCTGATCTTCTCCGGCATGATGGTGTGCCGGCTCACTCCGGCCATGTGCCTCAACTTCCTCAGTCTGGTGCATATGGACTCCCATGTTATCAAGGAGTATGTGCTGGAGACCTATTATACTCAG ATAATGGGTCACATGGACGTCCTAGGCATAATCGCCGAAGGCTTCAACATCTACTTCCCGATGCTAGTGGTACTGCTCTGCGCCGCTACGTACCTCTCGCTCGGCAGTCGTCTCCTCTCGCTCTGCGGGTTCCAACAGTTTGTAGGCGACGATGagttgacgaccgatctggtgGACGAGGGCCGTGAGATTGTCAAGAgag aaaagcgcaagcgccaacgcGCGGAGGAGTCTCTAACCCGACGTCGCGACTTTAGCGAGCGCTACTCCAGCTACCGCACGCAGCGCGACAACCAGGATGGAG CCCACACCGGGCTACTCCACGACGTCGACTCAGATTACTACGTCCAGCCCAGCCCCGAGCGTTCCCAGCCCGTCTCCGCCTACCAGCGAGCAGAACTCCCGTACAACAGGACTAATATAGATGAGGAGCTAGACCAAAGGTTTGGAGCGAGTACCCTGCCCGCTATACAGTCGGATTTCGACGAGAGACGGCGGGAAAAAATGAGCGCCCCGCCGAGAGGGCTGTTTGATGATGTTTAG
- the LOC125226730 gene encoding LMBR1 domain-containing protein 2 homolog isoform X2, whose protein sequence is MAYTLFVIEIISAFILAATLLYRYGDVYRNHVIVTVAVVTAWYFSFVIMFILPLDVSSTVYRKCVKENNETTTIAPSVSPLHNESTTTAPLVTKCHKPWSIVDDDTIFPNLWRVVYWTSQCLTWLIMPMMQSYSKAGDFTVKGKLKSALVDNAIYYGSYLFICGILLIYIALKGVALDFPKIKAIASSASNTWGLFLLILLLGYALVEVPRNLWNNSKKNYTLTYTYFKIAKLSTDKCEAEENMDDILDSLSAITAAVGPGHPLHRHVETIVQKLPLTLRDRLNSRQAPERPTAPSLKSLVNLHKKMIKALHVLQRTETQWGITLEKVFHLEDVSTNLRSPDRRFTHTFHTARPRALRILYPPTTEWYWECVLKQYFLKSMAVVTGLMSLALVWSEMTFFSKQPVLSIFANILNAARYTYNYAAIVWVSTLVIAYMFYCAYSTVLKIRLLNLWYLAPHHQTNEYSLIFSGMMVCRLTPAMCLNFLSLVHMDSHVIKEYVLETYYTQIMGHMDVLGIIAEGFNIYFPMLVVLLCAATYLSLGSRLLSLCGFQQFVGDDELTTDLVDEGREIVKREKRKRQRAEESLTRRRDFSERYSSYRTQRDNQDGDYYVQPSPERSQPVSAYQRAELPYNRTNIDEELDQRFGASTLPAIQSDFDERRREKMSAPPRGLFDDV, encoded by the exons ATGGCTTATACATTGTTTGTGATAGAGATTATTTCGGCGTTTATATTGGCAGCTACATTATTGTACAGATACGGCGATGTGTATAGGAATCACGTAATAGTGACAGTGGCCGTGGTCACAGCATGGTACTTCTCGTTTGTTATTATGTTTATATTGCCTTTGGATGTGTCTTCG ACTGTATATCGCAAATGTGTGAAAGAAAACAATGAGACAACTACAATAGCCCCAAGTGTGTCTCCACTTCACAATGAGTCCACCACGACAGCGCCACTGGTAACTAAGTGCCACAAACCGTGGAGCATTGTGGATGATGACACCATATTCCCGAACCTTTGGAGGGTGGTCTATTGGACTTCACAATGTCTGACTTG GTTGATAATGCCAATGATGCAGTCCTACAGTAAAGCAGGTGACTTCACAGTGAAAGGCAAGCTAAAGTCGGCTCTCGTTGACAATGCTATTTACTACGGCTCATACCTGTTCATCTGCGGTATACTGCTCATCTACATCGCACTGAAGGGTGTGGCACTGGACTTCCCCAAGATCAAGGCTATCGCATCCTCAG CCAGCAACACATGGGGTCTGTTTCTCCTGATTCTTCTCCTGGGTTACGCTCTCGTGGAGGTCCCGAGGAACCTGTGGAACAACTCCAAGAAGAATTACACTCTGACATACACTTACTTCAAGATAGCCAAGCTGAGTACTGACAAATGTGAGGCGGAGGAGAATATGGACGACATATTGGAT AGTCTGTCTGCGATCACGGCGGCAGTGGGTCCGGGACACCCACTACATCGCCACGTGGAGACCATCGTGCAAAAGCTACCATTGACGCTGCGGGACCGCCTGAACAGTCGCCAGGCGCCCGAGCGACCTACGGCGCCGTCGCTTAAATCGCTCGTCAACTTGCATAAGAAG ATGATCAAAGCGCTCCACGTCCTCCAACGCACCGAGACCCAGTGGGGCATCACTCTGGAGAAAGTGTTCCACCTAGAAGACGTATCTACCAACCTGCGGTCCCCGGACCGACGGTTCACACACACATTCCATACAGCGCGACCACGAGCTCTTAGGATATTGTACCCGCCCACTACAG AATGGTACTGGGAGTGTGTCCTAAAGCAGTACTTCCTCAAATCGATGGCAGTAGTGACGGGCCTCATGTCTTTGGCGCTGGTCTGGTCGGAAATGACGTTCTTCAGCAAGCAGCCTGTGCTGTCTATCTTCGCCAACATTCTCAACGCCGCCAGATACACGTACAACTATGCGGCTATCGTG TGGGTGTCAACGCTCGTGATCGCCTACATGTTCTACTGCGCGTACTCGACAGTGCTGAAGATCCGTCTCCTGAACCTGTGGTACCTGGCCCCGCACCACCAGACCAACGAGTACAGTCTGATCTTCTCCGGCATGATGGTGTGCCGGCTCACTCCGGCCATGTGCCTCAACTTCCTCAGTCTGGTGCATATGGACTCCCATGTTATCAAGGAGTATGTGCTGGAGACCTATTATACTCAG ATAATGGGTCACATGGACGTCCTAGGCATAATCGCCGAAGGCTTCAACATCTACTTCCCGATGCTAGTGGTACTGCTCTGCGCCGCTACGTACCTCTCGCTCGGCAGTCGTCTCCTCTCGCTCTGCGGGTTCCAACAGTTTGTAGGCGACGATGagttgacgaccgatctggtgGACGAGGGCCGTGAGATTGTCAAGAgag aaaagcgcaagcgccaacgcGCGGAGGAGTCTCTAACCCGACGTCGCGACTTTAGCGAGCGCTACTCCAGCTACCGCACGCAGCGCGACAACCAGGATGGAG ATTACTACGTCCAGCCCAGCCCCGAGCGTTCCCAGCCCGTCTCCGCCTACCAGCGAGCAGAACTCCCGTACAACAGGACTAATATAGATGAGGAGCTAGACCAAAGGTTTGGAGCGAGTACCCTGCCCGCTATACAGTCGGATTTCGACGAGAGACGGCGGGAAAAAATGAGCGCCCCGCCGAGAGGGCTGTTTGATGATGTTTAG